From a single Sorghum bicolor cultivar BTx623 chromosome 5, Sorghum_bicolor_NCBIv3, whole genome shotgun sequence genomic region:
- the LOC110435686 gene encoding uncharacterized protein LOC110435686 isoform X2, translating into MSDPYIISSKLDTKGHHLEPRCIIDYISFSLVDKKYHINATTAEPNQRSLCKWKGMLAEGATSPTVFKSKQVSATSNELVNSIAMGKCLSTIAIQVGTSVLSEDPSQVRKLIMSLWVSDIEKFQQPKVFTHAPDTRNTSLPAPVQLLVIW; encoded by the exons ATGTCAGATCCATATATAATCA GTTCAAAGCTGGACACCAAGGGTCACCACCTAGAACCCAGATGCATTATAGATTACATCTCATTCAGCCTTGTCGACAAGAAGTACCATATCAATGCAACAACAGCAGAACCAAACCAACG GTCGTTGTGTAAGTGGAAAGGAATGTTAGCAGAAGGTGCTACCAG TCCTACTGTTTTCAAATCAAAACAAGTCAGTGCAACTTCAAATGAATTAGTGAACAGTATTGCTATGGGTAAATGTCTAAGCACAATTGCTATTCAAGTTGGAACTTCTGTGTTATCTGAAGATCCAAGTCAAGTTAGGAAATTGATAATGTCTCTTTGGGTTTCG GATATAGAGAAATTTCAGCAACCTAAGGTATTCACTCATGCTCCGGACACCAGAAACACCTCGCTGCCAGCACCTGTTCAACTATTAGTAATTTGGTGA
- the LOC110435686 gene encoding uncharacterized protein LOC110435686 isoform X1: MSDPYIISSKLDTKGHHLEPRCIIDYISFSLVDKKYHINATTAEPNQRSLCKWKGMLAEGATSPTVFKSKQVSATSNELVNSIAMGKCLSTIAIQVGTSVLSEDPSQVRKLIMSLWVSQSILYAESTSKLAEKAFNFLNIDYDLDIEKFQQPKVFTHAPDTRNTSLPAPVQLLVIW, encoded by the exons ATGTCAGATCCATATATAATCA GTTCAAAGCTGGACACCAAGGGTCACCACCTAGAACCCAGATGCATTATAGATTACATCTCATTCAGCCTTGTCGACAAGAAGTACCATATCAATGCAACAACAGCAGAACCAAACCAACG GTCGTTGTGTAAGTGGAAAGGAATGTTAGCAGAAGGTGCTACCAG TCCTACTGTTTTCAAATCAAAACAAGTCAGTGCAACTTCAAATGAATTAGTGAACAGTATTGCTATGGGTAAATGTCTAAGCACAATTGCTATTCAAGTTGGAACTTCTGTGTTATCTGAAGATCCAAGTCAAGTTAGGAAATTGATAATGTCTCTTTGGGTTTCG CAAAGTATCTTGTATGCTGAATCTACAAGTAAACTTGCTGAAAAGGCTTTTAATTTCCTTAATATCGACTATGATTTG GATATAGAGAAATTTCAGCAACCTAAGGTATTCACTCATGCTCCGGACACCAGAAACACCTCGCTGCCAGCACCTGTTCAACTATTAGTAATTTGGTGA